The genomic DNA CGACATCACCCTTAACATGATGAAAATCTTCGGTGTGGAAGTTGAAAACCAAAACTATCAACGCTTTCTCGTGAAAGGCAAACAATCTTACCAATCACCCGGCTCGTTTTTGGTGGAAGGCGATGCCTCCTCCGCCTCTTATTTCTTAGCGGCAGGTGCCATTAAAGGCAAAGTGAAAGTCACGGGCATCGGCAAAAACAGTATTCAAGGCGACCGTTTATTTGCGGACGTGTTAGAAAAAATGGGGGCAAAAATCACCTGGGGCGAGGATTTCATTGAAGCGGAACAAGCTCCGTTACACGGTGTGGATATGGACATGAACCATATTCCCGATGCAGCCATGACCATTGCCACTACCGCGCTGTTTGCCGAAGGGGAAACCGTGATTCGTAACATTTATAACTGGCGGGTGAAAGAAACGGATCGCTTAACCGCCATGACAACCGAACTGCGCAAAGTGGGCGCTGACGTGGAAGAAGGCGAAGATTTTATTCGTATTCAACCCTTAAAATTAACGGACTTCAAGGCGGCGGAAATTGAAACCTATAACGATCACCGCATGGCGATGTGTTTCGCCTTAGTGGCGTTATCCGACACGCCGGTAACGATTTTGGATCCAAACTGCACGGCCAAAACCTTCCCGACATTCTTCAAGGAATTTTTAGCTATTGCCCAACAATCAAACGCGGTCTAAAAAACCGACATTATGTAGCAGTTGCACAAAGCTGAAATTGCGGTCACTGAGCTTGTCGAAGTGTAAGTCATTTCAGCTTCTCCGATACACAAAACTAATGCTTCGACAGGCTCAGCAAGCGTTTTGTGCATTTGCTACATAATACCGTAAAAAACGTGAAAAAAATGCACCGCACTTTTAACCAATCTGTGCGGTGCATTTTTTAGAACGCCTTAATTTTTAAAACGATACTCCGTCCATTGATAATATTCCTCATCAGCTTTCACAATGCCTCCGTAATTTTGCCATTCCGGGTGATTTGGTGTGTCCGGTAAACATTGCGTTTCCAACGCAACGCCGCTGTAATCAGCGTATTGCGTGCCCTTTCGAGTGGGTGTGCCAGCGAGGAAGTTACCGGTGTAAACCTGTAATGCGGCTTGTGAAGTCAGCACCTCCAAATGCAAATCGTCATTTGGTGAACTCAACAAGACACAAGGTTTTTGCCAGGCCTTGTTCACAATAAAAGAATGATCATAACCTTTGGTGGCTAGCTGTTCGCCTTGCATAAAATCTTGTTGAATCGGCTTGGCAACGCGAAAATCAAAACTTGTGCCGACAACGTGTTTTAACGGCGAATTTGGAATGCCTTCGCTATCTACCGGCAAATAGAAATCTGCATTCAGGCGCAAGCGGTGATGACGAACATCTGTCCCCTGCTCAGCATTTTCTAAATTGAAATAAGCATGGTTGGTTAAATTCAATGCCGTATCCTGATCGCTTTTCCCTGCATACTCGATTTTTACCGAATTCTCTTCCGTTAATGTGTAAGTCACCGTCACATCCACATTGCCGGGAAAGCCTTGATCGCCGTCGGCGGAATGCAAGGAAAAACACACGAAATTTTCACCGCACTTTTCTAGTGCCCAACGGCGTTTATCAAAGCCGTTTACACCGCCATGAAGTTGGTGTTTTCCTTGATTGGCGGTTAAGGTCACGGTTTTATCATTAAGCGTAAATTGGGCATTGGCAATACGGTTGGCATAACGCCCGACACTCGCGCCTAAATAGGCTTGCTGAACGGAATACTCTTCCAATTTGCAACTAAGCAAGACTTCACGTAATACACCCTTGACCGGCACGCGACAAGACGTCCACGTCGCCCCCCAATCAGTAAACCGCACTCGCATTCCTTGCGCATTTTGCAAGGTGAAAAGATTAAATGGCAAGCTGTCCGGCGCAGTGCCTTGAACATGATGTTCTAACATACGTGTGCTCCTTGCGAAGCGGTGCAAACATAGAAGTCTTCTTTCAAGCCCGTTTGTTTTTCGTAATTGTCTGCCACGATTTTACGTACAGCTTCCACTTTATCGTGTGGCGCAAGAGCAACGATACAACCACCGAAACCACCTCCGGTCATGCGTGCACCGCCCTGTTTACCGATGACCAACTGCGCCAATTCTACTAAATAATCAATTTGTGGCACGGTGATTTCAAAATCGTCTCGCATGGAATCGTGCGACTGTCCCATTAATTCGCCAAGACGGGTTAAGTCGTTATGTTTCAAGGCTTCTACCGCATCTAACACGCGTTGATTTTCCGTGACTACATGGCGGGCGCGTTTGACGACCAGCGGATCAAGTGCGGTCAATTCTGGTTCTTTTTCTTTAAATTGTGCCACTGACACATCACGCAAGGCTTTCACGCCGAAAAACGCCGCTGCACGTTCACATTGCTGACGACGGGTGTTGTATTCGCCGGTGACCAAATCATGCGGCACATTAGAGTTCACGATAATCACCGCTACATCCTGCGGCACTGGCGTTGGTTGGGTCTCAAGGCTACGGCAGTCAATCATCAACAAATGATCTTGTTGTCCGAGCGCAGAAATCAGCTGATCCATATTGCCACAGTTGGCACCAACAAATTTGTTTTCCGCTTTTTGCCCGATAAGCGCAATATCCGTATGGCTTAAAGGCAAATCGCTCAACTGCTGACAGAATTTTCCTATTGCCACTTCCAACGCAGCAGAAGAGCTCAAGCCGGAAGAATGCGGCACGTTACCGGAAATCACCAAATCCGCCCCTTGTTTAAAATCAGGGCAACGTTCCTGAATAAATTTCACCACACCACGCACATAATTCGCCCATTTTTGTTCACTTTGTGGGATTTCTTTATCTAGCGAAAACTCATCAGACAGATCCAAATCGGCAGCATACACATTCCAAACATGATCGTTGCGTTTCGCGCCGGCAATCGCCGTACCATAGTTAATGGCGCATGGCATCACAAAGCCATCGTTGTAGTCGGTATGTTCGCCGATGATATTAACGCGACCGGGAGCATACACGGTCAACTCTGGTTGTTGATTGTATTTTTGGTTGAAAATGTGTTGGGATTTTTGGATTGGGGTCATGTTATTTCCTTCTGAATTTCTCATAAATTTGGCTCTAAATGCGTAGGGACAGGCTTTATGCCTGTCTTATCAAAACCTAGATGTCTAATATTGGACAGGCATAAAGCCTATCCCTACAAACCACAAAAATTTCACCGCACTTTATAATGCACGTCACTCAACGCACGCAGTCTTTCTGCTGCTTGTTCTGCCGTTAAATCACGTTGGCTTTCGCCGAGCATTTCGTAACCCACCATAAACTTGCGCACAGTGGCAGAGCGTAAAAGCGGCGGGTAGAAATGGGCGTGCAATTGCCAATGGTTGTTTTCTTCGCCGTTAAACGGTGCGGCGTGGAAACCCATGGAATACGGGAAAGAGGTTTCAAATAAGTTGTCATATTTGGTCGTGAGTTTTTTCAATATCACCGCCAAATCTTTCGCTTGGGCGTCACTTAATTCCGTTAAGCGTTTAACCTGTGCTTTTGGTAACAACAACGTTTCAAACGGCCAAACCGCCCAATACGGCACCACAGCAACCCAATGTTCTGTCTCCACAACGATACGTTCTTTGCGGGCCAGTTCTTGTTGGACGTAATCCACTAACAGCACAGAGCCGTGTTTCTCATAATATTGGCGTTGAGCATTGTCTTCCCGTGCCACCTCATTCGGCAGAAAACTGTTTGCCCAGATTTGTCCGTGTGGATGTGGATTAGAACAGCCCATCGCTGCGCCTTTATTTTCAAAGAGTTGTACCCATTGGTATTTTTGTCCGAGTTCACGGATCTGTTCCTGCCAGACTTTAATGACCTCTTCGATCTCAAGTGCGGTCAATAATGGCAACGTTTTACTATGGTCGGGTGAAAAACAAATCACACGACTTTCCCCGCGCGCTTGCGAGCTTTGGAATAACGGATTGTCATTATGTTGCGGTGCCGGTGTGTCTTCTAACAGTGCGGAGAAGTCATTTTTAAACACATAAGGTTTGTGATAATCGGGATTCGGCTCACCGGTAATGCGTTTATTACGCGGGCAAAGATAGCAATTCGGATCGTGACTTGGCTTTTGTTCTTCACTCACTTTTTCTTGTTGCCCTTGCCATGGGCGTTTAGCACGGTGAGGAGAAACCAAAACCCATTGGTCAATCAAGGGGTTATATCTGCGGTGTGGGTGTTCGGTAGGGTCAAAAACAGTTGTCATAATGTACCTCTGTTCGGTTGTATTTAATTTATGAAAACGATTACATAAAATACCATATTGAGTAAAATAAACTGTTAACAAGATCACAAAAACAGATTTCATTCTGTGCTTTATACTAAAAACCTTTTATAAATATAAAAAATTTGTGACGAACCCAGCAATTTTAAAAGTAAGCGTTTTCAAATACAACTATTTAAGATTATGATTTAGCAAAATTCAGTTAAAGATCAAAAGGTGTTTTATGGTAACGATTCGAGATGTCGCAAAACAGGCGGGCGTATCGGTTGCGACAGTATCCAGAGTACTAAACAACCATCCATCAGCGAAAGAAGACACCCGCCTTGCGGTGCTTAAAGCCATTGAACAATTGGGATATCGCCCTAATGCTAACGCCCAAGCGTTAGCTTCTCAAAACTCCGATACCTTAGGTGTCGTGGTGACGGATGTGACAGATGCATTTTTTGCCATTTTGGTAAAAGCAGTGGATCACGTTGCCATGGAACACGGCAAAAATATTTTGATCGGTATGGGATACCATCAGGCAGAAAAAGAAAAAGAAGCCATTGATACGCTACTGCGCAAACGTTGTAACTGTTTAGTGGTGCATTCCAAGGCTTTAGATGATCAAACCTTGGCGACTTACTTAGAAAGTGTGCCCGGCATGGTGATTATCAATCGTTGTATTAAAGGCTATGAATCCCGTTGTGTAAGTTTAGATAACCAAAAAGGCACCTACATCGCCACTAACACCTTAATAAAGGCGGGACATCGGCATATTGGTTATATCGGGTCGAACCATAAAATTAACGATGAAGCGGATCGTAAACAAGGCTATTTAGAAGCCCTCATAGAGCACCACATCCCTATTGAGGAAAATGCTATCGTGCATAACTCGCCGGATTTTGAAGGTGGCGAAGAAGCCATGATTAACCTATTAAGTTATAACGATAACTTGACTGCTGTGGTAGCTTACAATGATTCTATGGCGGCCGGTGCGTTGTCTGTACTCAACGAAAATAATATTAAAGTACCGAAACAATTTTCGATTATCGGCTTTGACGATATGCCTATCGCCCGTTATTTGGTACCTAAATTGACAACTATTCGCTACCCTATTGATTTAATGGCAAATTACGCAGCTAAATTAGCGCTCAGCCTAGTAGATAAAACGATTTCCATGCCGATTAATCCACAGTTTAATCCGACGTTGGTCAGACGATTTTCGGTGGAAAACACCTATCACAACAGTGTAAAGAACTAAAATTGTATTATTTTTAAGCTAAAGATGTAATCGTTTTCATAAATGTGAATATGATCACAGTCTTGAATTAGAAAAGCCTGTATTCTACGCACAATTACCTGAGTAGCGGTTGCAGTGTAAAAAGGTAAGAATTGATAATAATGCCTTATAAATTATCATCTTAAATACCTCTATCCAATTTTAATATAGTTAAATGGAGACTATGCATTATGAAAAAAACAGTTTTAAGTGCAGTTGCTTTAGCAGTCGCTTTCGGCGCAGGCATCAGTGCCGCACAAGCAGAAACCCGTATTGGTGTAACCATTTACAAATATGACGATAACTTTATGTCTTTAATGCGTAAAGAAATCCAAAAGGATGCTGAACAATTAAAAGATGTGAAATTGTTAATGAATGATTCACAAAACGCACAATCCATTCAAAACGACCAAGTTGACGTATTACTTTCCAAAGGTGTAAAAGCCCTTGCGATCAACTTAGTTGACCCGTCTGCTGCACCAACCATCATTGGTAAAGCAAAACCGGATAATATTCCTGTTGTTTTCTTTAATAAAGACCCGGGCGCCAAAGCGATTGCCTCTTATGATAACGCTTACTTTGTAGGTACTGATCCAAAAGAGTCCGGTATTATCCAGGGTGACTTAATTGCAAAACAATGGAAAGCAATGCCGGCATTAGACTTAAATAAAGACGGCAAAATCCAATATGTTTTATTAAAAGGCGAACCTGGTCACCCAGATGCAGAAGCGCGTACAAAATATGTAGTAGAACAATTACACGCTCAAGGCATTCAAACTGAACAACTCTTCATTGATACCGGTATGTGGGATGCTGCATTAGCGAAAGATAAAGTGGATGCTTGGTTGTCCAGTTCTAAAGCGAATGACATTGAAGTCATCATTTCTAACAACGATGGTATGGCATTAGGCGCATTGGAAGCAACCAAAGCACACGGTAAAAAATTACCGATTTTCGGTGTTGACGCCCTACCGGAAGCATTACAACTGATCAAGAAAGGCGACCTTGCCGGTACTGTGTTAAATGACGGTGTAAACCAAGGTAAAGCGGTTGTTGAGTTATCTAATAACTTAGCAAACGGCAAACCGGCTACCGAAGGCACTAAATGGGAACTTAAAGATCGTGTTGTACGCATTCCTTATGTTGGTGTAGATAAAGATAACTTATCAGAATTCTTAAAATAAATTTGTTTTATTAATGTAAGGGGAAGCGTAGGACAACACTTATGTCCCTTCCCCTTTATTTATGAGGTTGGATATGACAGAGCAAATTCAAAGTCAAAGCGGAAGCCAAAATCAAAATGGCGAAGTCCTGCTTACCATGACTAATGTCAGCAAGTCCTTTCCGGGCGTAAAAGCCTTAGATCACGCAAACTTAAGCGTCCGTTCGCATTCTGTACACGCATTGATGGGGGAAAACGGTACGGGTAAATCCACGTTGTTAAAATGCTTGTTCGGCATTTACGCTAAAGACGAAGGTGAAATCTTGTTTTTAGGCAAACCCGTGAATTTTAAAACCTCAAAAGATGCCTTAGAAAATGGCATTTCCATGGTGCACCAAGAGCTTAACCTTGTGCGTCAAACCAGCGTAATGGATAACCTATGGCTTGGTCGTTACCCACTTAAAGGGCCTTTTGTGGATCACGCGAAAATGTACCGTGATACCAAAGCTATTTTTGATGAATTGGACATTGATGTTGATCCAAAAGAAAAAGTAGCCAAACTTTCCGTTTCACAAATGCAGATGATCGAAATTGCGAAAGCGTTTTCTTATAACGCTAAAATTGTGATTATGGATGAACCGACATCCTCACTTTCTGAAAAAGAAGTAGAACATCTGTTTAAAATCATTCAAAAATTAAAAGATCGCGGTTGCGGTATTATTTACATATCTCACAAAATGGATGAAATCTTCAAAATTTGTGATGAAATCACCATTCTGCGTGATGGAAAATGGATTAATACCGTACCGGTAAAAACCTCCACCATGGAAGAAATCGTCTCCATGATGGTAGGTCGTGAATTAACTCAACGTTTCCCGGAAAAAACCAACGTACCAAAAGAAATCACATTAGAAGTGGAAAATCTTACCGCGTTAAACCAGCCTTCTATTCAAGGTGTATCTTTCAATTTACGTAAAGGGGAAATTTTAGGGATTGCAGGTCTCGTTGGTGCTAAACGTACAGATATCGTTGAAGCCATTTTCGGCGTACGCGAGCTGAAAATTGGCACAATCAAACTCAATGGAAAAACAGTGAAAAATCACACCGCACTTGAGGCAATCAACCACGGTTTTGCTTTGGTGACCGAAGAACGTCGTTCAACAGGGATTTACTCTAACTTAAGCATTGAGTTCAACTCCTTGATTTCCAATATGAAATCTTACTTAACACCATGGAAGTTACTCAGCAATAAAAAAATGCGTAGCGACACTCAATGGGTAATTGATTCTATGAATGTCAAAACGCCATCGCACAAAACGACGATTGGCTCACTTTCCGGCGGTAATCAACAAAAAGTCATTATCGGCCGTTGGTTATTGACCCAACCTGAGATTCTGATGTTGGACGAACCAACCCGTGGGATTGATATTGGTGCGAAGTTTGAAATCTATCAATTAATTCAAGAACTGGCGAAAAAAGATAAGGGCATCATCATGATCTCTTCCGAAATGCCTGAATTACTTGGGGTAACCGACCGTATTCTCGTGATGAGTAACGGTAAAGTTGCCGGTATCGTTGAAACTGCAAAAACCTCTCAAGAAGAGATTTTGCAACTTGCCGCAAAATATTTATAAGTAACAAAGGAACAAATTATGAGTGCCTTAGAAAAAAATAAATCATTCGATTTTTTAAAACAAAATGCGATTTATTTTGTGTTGTTGATTTTACTTGGCATCATCATCGCACAAGATCCGACATTTCTTAACTTGGTCAACTTCAGTAACATTCTGACCCAATCCTCTGTGCGTTTAATTATCGCCCTTGGGGTTGCCGGCTTATTGGTGACACAAGGTACCGACTTGTCTGCCGGTCGTCAGGTCGGTCTCGCTGCAGTAATCTCTGCAACCATGTTGCAATCCATGGAAAACATGAACCGTGTTTTCCCTGACCTCGGTGAAATTCCAATTCCGGTAGTTATCCTTGCCGTTTGTGCTGTTGGTGCTGTCATCGGCTTAGTCAATGGTTTGGTTATCGCTTACTTAAACGTGACTCCGTTTATCGCAACTATGGGTACCATGATTATCGTTTACGGTTTCAACTCCCTTTATTACGATGCTGTAGGTGGCTCCCCTATCGCCGGTTTCAGCGAAAACTTCTCTATCTTTGCCCAAGGTTTTATTCGTCTAGGTGCGTTTAAATTGTCCTACATCACCATTTATGCCGCAATTTGCGCCTTCTTGGTGTGGGTAATGTGGAACAAAACTCGTTTCGGTAAAAACATCTTCGCCATTGGCGGAAACCCTGAAGCAGCCAAAGTATCCGGTGTAAACGTCGCCCGTAACCTTGTAGCTATCTATATCATTGCTGGTATGTTCTATGCATTCGGTGGGATGTTAGAAGCCGGTCGTATCGGCTCCGCCACCAACAACCTCGGTTTCATGTATGAGTTGGATGCTATTGCCGCTTGCGTAGTGGGTGGCGTATCCTTTGCCGGCGGTGTGGGAACGGTTGTCGGCGTTATTACCGGGGTAATTATCTTCACCGTAATCAACTACGGCTTAACTTACATCGGCGTTAACCCTTACTGGCAATATATCATCAAAGGTAGCATCATCATCCTTGCTGTGGCTATCGACTCCTTGAAATACGCGAAGAAAAAATAATCTTCCGATTCATAAAAAATTGAAAAACACCATAAAAAACGACCGCACTTAATTAAGTGCGGTCATTATTTTTTGTAATTTGAGAATCTCTTTGAGAACTTACCAGTGATTTTTAGTCATCTGATGATTCAAGCATCCATGCTTGAATGTCCCTACAAATAAAAGCCCCAAGTACAGTCACAAAACAGCGTTTTTCTATTCACACTCGCTTAACCACACCCGCAATTTATCTACCTCGCCTTGCCATTCGGTCGCCA from Aggregatibacter aphrophilus ATCC 33389 includes the following:
- the mglB gene encoding galactose/glucose ABC transporter substrate-binding protein MglB, whose amino-acid sequence is MKKTVLSAVALAVAFGAGISAAQAETRIGVTIYKYDDNFMSLMRKEIQKDAEQLKDVKLLMNDSQNAQSIQNDQVDVLLSKGVKALAINLVDPSAAPTIIGKAKPDNIPVVFFNKDPGAKAIASYDNAYFVGTDPKESGIIQGDLIAKQWKAMPALDLNKDGKIQYVLLKGEPGHPDAEARTKYVVEQLHAQGIQTEQLFIDTGMWDAALAKDKVDAWLSSSKANDIEVIISNNDGMALGALEATKAHGKKLPIFGVDALPEALQLIKKGDLAGTVLNDGVNQGKAVVELSNNLANGKPATEGTKWELKDRVVRIPYVGVDKDNLSEFLK
- the galM gene encoding galactose-1-epimerase gives rise to the protein MLEHHVQGTAPDSLPFNLFTLQNAQGMRVRFTDWGATWTSCRVPVKGVLREVLLSCKLEEYSVQQAYLGASVGRYANRIANAQFTLNDKTVTLTANQGKHQLHGGVNGFDKRRWALEKCGENFVCFSLHSADGDQGFPGNVDVTVTYTLTEENSVKIEYAGKSDQDTALNLTNHAYFNLENAEQGTDVRHHRLRLNADFYLPVDSEGIPNSPLKHVVGTSFDFRVAKPIQQDFMQGEQLATKGYDHSFIVNKAWQKPCVLLSSPNDDLHLEVLTSQAALQVYTGNFLAGTPTRKGTQYADYSGVALETQCLPDTPNHPEWQNYGGIVKADEEYYQWTEYRFKN
- the galT gene encoding galactose-1-phosphate uridylyltransferase, encoding MTTVFDPTEHPHRRYNPLIDQWVLVSPHRAKRPWQGQQEKVSEEQKPSHDPNCYLCPRNKRITGEPNPDYHKPYVFKNDFSALLEDTPAPQHNDNPLFQSSQARGESRVICFSPDHSKTLPLLTALEIEEVIKVWQEQIRELGQKYQWVQLFENKGAAMGCSNPHPHGQIWANSFLPNEVAREDNAQRQYYEKHGSVLLVDYVQQELARKERIVVETEHWVAVVPYWAVWPFETLLLPKAQVKRLTELSDAQAKDLAVILKKLTTKYDNLFETSFPYSMGFHAAPFNGEENNHWQLHAHFYPPLLRSATVRKFMVGYEMLGESQRDLTAEQAAERLRALSDVHYKVR
- a CDS encoding substrate-binding domain-containing protein, with product MVTIRDVAKQAGVSVATVSRVLNNHPSAKEDTRLAVLKAIEQLGYRPNANAQALASQNSDTLGVVVTDVTDAFFAILVKAVDHVAMEHGKNILIGMGYHQAEKEKEAIDTLLRKRCNCLVVHSKALDDQTLATYLESVPGMVIINRCIKGYESRCVSLDNQKGTYIATNTLIKAGHRHIGYIGSNHKINDEADRKQGYLEALIEHHIPIEENAIVHNSPDFEGGEEAMINLLSYNDNLTAVVAYNDSMAAGALSVLNENNIKVPKQFSIIGFDDMPIARYLVPKLTTIRYPIDLMANYAAKLALSLVDKTISMPINPQFNPTLVRRFSVENTYHNSVKN
- the galK gene encoding galactokinase, with the translated sequence MTPIQKSQHIFNQKYNQQPELTVYAPGRVNIIGEHTDYNDGFVMPCAINYGTAIAGAKRNDHVWNVYAADLDLSDEFSLDKEIPQSEQKWANYVRGVVKFIQERCPDFKQGADLVISGNVPHSSGLSSSAALEVAIGKFCQQLSDLPLSHTDIALIGQKAENKFVGANCGNMDQLISALGQQDHLLMIDCRSLETQPTPVPQDVAVIIVNSNVPHDLVTGEYNTRRQQCERAAAFFGVKALRDVSVAQFKEKEPELTALDPLVVKRARHVVTENQRVLDAVEALKHNDLTRLGELMGQSHDSMRDDFEITVPQIDYLVELAQLVIGKQGGARMTGGGFGGCIVALAPHDKVEAVRKIVADNYEKQTGLKEDFYVCTASQGAHVC
- the aroA gene encoding 3-phosphoshikimate 1-carboxyvinyltransferase; amino-acid sequence: MQHAISITLNPIRHIEGTINMPGSKSLSNRALLLAALAHGTTKVTNLLDSDDIRHMLNALKQLGVQYSLSDDKSVCEVHGLGGAFQWHDGLALFLGNAGTAMRPLAAALCLAREGASAQNEVILTGEPRMKERPIQHLIDALLQAGADIRYLENEGFPPIAIRNTGLRGGTIKINGFISSQFLTALLMAAPLAEDDSEIEIVGDLVSKPYIDITLNMMKIFGVEVENQNYQRFLVKGKQSYQSPGSFLVEGDASSASYFLAAGAIKGKVKVTGIGKNSIQGDRLFADVLEKMGAKITWGEDFIEAEQAPLHGVDMDMNHIPDAAMTIATTALFAEGETVIRNIYNWRVKETDRLTAMTTELRKVGADVEEGEDFIRIQPLKLTDFKAAEIETYNDHRMAMCFALVALSDTPVTILDPNCTAKTFPTFFKEFLAIAQQSNAV
- the mglA gene encoding galactose/methyl galactoside ABC transporter ATP-binding protein MglA, encoding MTEQIQSQSGSQNQNGEVLLTMTNVSKSFPGVKALDHANLSVRSHSVHALMGENGTGKSTLLKCLFGIYAKDEGEILFLGKPVNFKTSKDALENGISMVHQELNLVRQTSVMDNLWLGRYPLKGPFVDHAKMYRDTKAIFDELDIDVDPKEKVAKLSVSQMQMIEIAKAFSYNAKIVIMDEPTSSLSEKEVEHLFKIIQKLKDRGCGIIYISHKMDEIFKICDEITILRDGKWINTVPVKTSTMEEIVSMMVGRELTQRFPEKTNVPKEITLEVENLTALNQPSIQGVSFNLRKGEILGIAGLVGAKRTDIVEAIFGVRELKIGTIKLNGKTVKNHTALEAINHGFALVTEERRSTGIYSNLSIEFNSLISNMKSYLTPWKLLSNKKMRSDTQWVIDSMNVKTPSHKTTIGSLSGGNQQKVIIGRWLLTQPEILMLDEPTRGIDIGAKFEIYQLIQELAKKDKGIIMISSEMPELLGVTDRILVMSNGKVAGIVETAKTSQEEILQLAAKYL
- the mglC gene encoding galactose/methyl galactoside ABC transporter permease MglC; this encodes MSALEKNKSFDFLKQNAIYFVLLILLGIIIAQDPTFLNLVNFSNILTQSSVRLIIALGVAGLLVTQGTDLSAGRQVGLAAVISATMLQSMENMNRVFPDLGEIPIPVVILAVCAVGAVIGLVNGLVIAYLNVTPFIATMGTMIIVYGFNSLYYDAVGGSPIAGFSENFSIFAQGFIRLGAFKLSYITIYAAICAFLVWVMWNKTRFGKNIFAIGGNPEAAKVSGVNVARNLVAIYIIAGMFYAFGGMLEAGRIGSATNNLGFMYELDAIAACVVGGVSFAGGVGTVVGVITGVIIFTVINYGLTYIGVNPYWQYIIKGSIIILAVAIDSLKYAKKK